GCTCGCGATCGTGCCGCTGGTTCATAACCGCGCCGTGCGGTTGACCACGAAGCGTCTGGAAGCGGCTACGCCGATTTCGATGGCCGAAATCCAGGCGGACAAGGATCAGCTCCGGGCCGAGTTCGCAATGTCCGCACGACGGCTTGAAATGAGCGTCGAGCAGCTCAAGGCCAAGACCACCAGTCAGCTCGCGGAACTGGGCAAGAAGTCCGATGCGATCAACCGCATGAAGTTCGAGCTCGGCGAGAAGAATGCAACGATCTTCCAGCTCGAGGCGCGCGAGAAAGCCATCAAGGAGCAGTTGCAGGCCACCGAGCAGGAATTCGCCACCAAGACCAACGCGCTGCATGCCGCAGAAGCGACCTTGGCCGAAAAGCAAGCCGAGCTGGCGAAGCTCGGCGTCGCGTTGACCGATCGCTCGCAGGCCGCAGAGGCGCGGCAGGTGGAGCTGGCGACCGTCGGCACCCAGGTCATCGCCCTGCAGCAGCGCGTCAACGACGCCGAGCGGGAGTTCACCGAGGCGCAGCAGAAACTTGCTCAGCAACGCGACGAATCCAGCGTCGCCTCACGCGACCTCGATGCCGCTCGCGGACGGCTGGAGAGCCTCGCGTCGCGAGTCGGCGAGCTGGAAACGCAACTCACCGCTCAGACCAAGGAGGCCGAAGCGCTCGGCGCGCGCGCAGCCGATCTCGAGAATCGCCTCGCGACCCAAGGCAAACTGCTGGCCGAACGCGGCATCGAGAACCATCAGCTTCGCCAGCAGCTCGAAGGCCAATCTCCATCAGCCACACCCGGCGCGAGCGATACAGTCGAATCGTCGGCACTTGAGGCGCTTCGCGCCGAAAAGACCCGGCTTGAGCAGGAACTGGCGACCGCACGCGACGAACGCAGCGCCGTGATGCGCGAACTGAACAGCATCAAGGCCCAGACCGAGACCGCGTGGGCGACCGAACGGATGGAGAATGCCGTTCTGCGTGAACGCATCAATGACATCGCCGCGGAAGTCGCCAAGCTTGCGATCACGCTGGAGGGACCGGATTCTCCGATCGAGGCGATCCTCGCGGTGGAGGCGCGCCCCGAACAGGTCCACGCCGAAGGCAAGCAGACGGACGAGAGGCCGGCGGGCGTACCGAATGCCGCCAACGCCAACAAGCCGGCTCCGGCGCCCTCTACGCCTGATGCTCCGACGGCCAAGGCTGGAACGAAGGGCGGCACACTGGCTGACCGCATTCGCGCCCTGCAGAACCAGGTCTCCCGGACCCAGCAGGCACAATAGAGTCGGCGCGGAGGCCACCGGCTTCCAGATCAATCGCGAGACGCAGAGATTTCCGGTGTCTTCCCTTGACACCCTACCCCTGCGCTTCGTAAATCGGCCGCTCAAGACCGGGCGCTTAGCTCAGCGGGAGAGCGTTCCCTTCACACGGGAGAGGTCATAGGTTCAATCCCTATAGCGCCCACCATCAAAAGCCTCTGTTTTCAAGGCTTTTCCCCGCACCGACCCACTAAACGACAAATCCGACGCCGAAAGCCTCCCGAACACTGCGGACAATTCGGGGAATTGTCGCCTTAACCGATGCCCACTCAATGCCCGCATGGCTGGAACGCGCAAAGCTCCGCTTTTCACGAGAACCCGGTTGGTATGCAAAAAGGCCGCAGCACAGGAGCTGCGGCCTTCGAACCGATGACGGTCGCCGCCCTCGGCGTCACATGAGGACTTCGATCAGTCGCGGTCCCGGGGTCTTCACCGAGTTGGCCAGCTCCTTGTGGAAGTCCTCGGCATTGGAGACCGAAACGCCCGGCACGCCCATGCCCTTGGCTAGCGAAACCCAGTCGAGCGCCGGACGGTCGAGGTTGAGCATGTCCACCGCTTTCTTGCCCGGCGAGCCGGCCTGTACGTTGGTGAACTCGCCCTTCAGAATCTCGTAGGTGCGATTGGCGAAGATGACCGTCGTGATGTCCAGCTGCTCACGCGCCTGGGTCCACAGCGACTGCAGCGTGTACATCGCGCTGCCGTCACCTTCGAGCGCGATCACGCGGCGATCCGGACAGGCAACGGCAGCCCCCGTCGCAACCGGCGTGCCGTAGCCGATCGAACCGCCCATGTTCTGTAGCCAGTCATGCGGCTTCGCACCGGCGGTGGGCGCGAAGAACGCACGGCCGGTGGTGACCGCCTCATCGACGACGATCGCATTCTCCGGGATCGCCGCAGCGATCGCTGCTGCGATCGATGCATGCGTCAGCGCGCCGGTCGGCTTGACGATCTCCGCATGCTGCTGTGGCTTGGCGTCGGACGGCTTGGCGCCGACGGCATCTGCAAGTGCTTGCAGGCTGCCGATACAATCACCCCCGATCTCGCAGAGCGAGTGCACCTTCGCGCCATCGGCCTTGAGCAGGCTCGGCTTGTCCGGATAGGCAAAGAACGCCACCGGCTCCACCGCTTCGACCAGGATGATGTGGCGGAAATCCTTCAGCGTGTTGACAGCGAGATCAACCACGTACGGTACACGATCGATCGAGTAGCGGCCTGCACCGCGGGCCATGCGAGGATTCGAGCCCTGCGCCATCACCTTGGCTCCGGTCTTGCCGGAGATCTGCGCGGCCAGCGCCAGCCCATCCTCACGCAAGGCGCGGTGCGACATCAGGATCAGCGTCGGCTCGCCACTCTTCAGGATCTTCGCCGCGTTGTCGACGGCCGTGCCCGAGAGCGCGGCGCGTTGGGAAATCTCGCCGACTTCGGCGAAGCCATCGGCTTCGTTCCACGCCGTATCCGCAGGCAGGATCAGCGTGGCGATCTGACCAGGCGCAGCACTGGCGGCGGCGATCGCGGCAGCCCCATCCCGCGCCACGGACTTGGCATTCGGCGAGGTTCGCACCCAGGCCGACACCGGACGCGCCAAACCCTCGATATCGGAGGTCAACGGTGCGTTGTGTTCGATATGATAGGTCGCGTGCTGGCCGACGATGTTGACGATGCCGGATGACGCTTTCTTGGCGTTATGGAGATTGGCGATACCGTTGCCGAGGCCAGGACCGAGATGCAGCAGGGTCGAAGCCGGCGTGCCTTTCATCCGGTAATATCCATCGGCTGCGCCGGTCACGACGCCTTCGAACAGGCCGAGCACGCACCGCATTCCATCGACCCGGTCGAGCGCCGAGACGAAGTGCATTTCGGATGTCCCGGGATTGGTGAAACAGACGTCCACTTTGCCCGCAACCAGCGTCCTCACCAGGCTTTCTGCACCATTCATGGCTGCACCATTGCTTTCATTGTTATATCGGATGGCTCCGATCACGAAAAAATCATCCTTCGCCAGCCCCGTCAAACACTTTACCCGAGCGGCTCAAGCGCTTGATTTGCCGCCCTTCTGACGAAGAAAGCGAGGGACCGCATGTCGCGCGGCCAAGCGTAGCGCCGGCTCGACGCACCCTGGCGCAGCTTGCGGAATCTCGCGAATTGTGGCCTTTCTCCGTCATAGCGACGACAATCATATGTTCGTAGAATGCATCGTTTGAATTGCAGATGAGGACAGGAATGAGACGGCTGCTGGCTTTCATGGTGATCGCAATGGCTTTCGGCCTGGCACCGGCCAAAGCGCAAGTTGACGATCCTGACTTCCTGACCGGCGGCTCCCCGCTCAGCAAGCGTTACCAGTTCTTCGGCGGCGGCAGCAGCTCGCAGGGACCGGTGCAGCGCACCACGGTCAACGTCGCCGGCAACTACAAGCCTGGCAGCATTCTGGTGAACACCGCCGAACGCCGTCTCTACTTCATGCTCGGCAACGGCCAGGCAATCCGCTACGGCATCGGCGTCGGCCGCGATGGCTTCCGCTGGGGCGGGGTGCATCGGGTGACCGCGAAAAAGGAATGGCCATCGTGGACACCGCCGGCGCAGATGCTGCGCCGTCGTCCCGATCTGCCGCGGCACATGAAGGGCGGCGAGGACAACCCGCTCGGCGCGCGCGCGATGTATCTCGGTTCGACCCTGTATCGCATCCACGGCTCCAATGAACCGGAAACCATCGGCCAGGCGGTCTCATCCGGCTGCTTCCGCATGACCAATGCCGATGTCATCGATCTCTATAACCGCGTGCAGGTCGGTGCGACGGTCATCGTCAAGAACTGATCGCAGCCTGCGGCTGCATGAATGAGAAAGGCCGGCCTCGTGCCGGCTTTTTTCTTGGGCCGTTCTTTTCAGCTATTCCCTCGGGCCCCTTTCTTGAGCGTTTCTTGCATGATTCTCGGCGCCCCAACGATCGCCTAGTTTCGGTACTTGATCCGAGCCTGCCCTCTTGTGAAAAACAGATATTCGATCTTTCGGACCCCGCCTACCAGGGATGGACGATGATCCGCTGCTTCACCCGTGCCGCATTCTGCATCGTCTTCCCTCTTGCTGTCGGGACGGCCATCGCCGCATTATCCCTCGAACGGGCTGCCCATGCGCAGCGGATCATCTCCTCACAGCAAGAGAAGAAGACCTTCACCGACGCCGAAATCGCCGACGGCTTTTTCCGCGTCGCATTCGGCGCCGAATTCCATCTCGCCGGCCGTGTGGACCGCATCCGCAAGTACGACAAGCCGGTCCGCGTCTTCATCGACAACCGAGCAAGCCCCGACCGCCGCAGCCGACTGCGCGATATCATCGCCGATATCGCGCATCGGATCGAACATCTCGACATCGCGGCGACGGACGTTCGTGAGACAGCCGACATCATCGTCACCCTGGTCCGCGATCGTGACCTGCACAAGACCATCACGTCGTTCTACGGCAGCGATCGCGCCAAGGAGATCCGCAGGGCGATCAACCCGCAATGCCTCTCGAGTTTCACCAAGGACGACAGTTTTGCGATCATCCATTCGAATGTGATCCTAGCGGTCGATGCTGGCCGCTTCGTCTTCGCCGATTGTGCCTATGAGGAGTTGCTGCAAGCGCTCGGTCCGATCAACGATACCGACGCCGTGCCCTGGACGACCTTCAACGACGACGTCAGCATGGATCACTTCGGCATCTACGATCAGTACCTGCTCAACATCCTCTACCATCCGGCAGTGAAGCCGGGCATGTCGGTGGAGGAGGTCAAGGCTCTCCTGCCACAAATTCTACCGCAGGTGCGGGCCTGGGTCGGCAAGATCAACGGGCTCGCCAACTGAGCCTGCCGCACCCGATCACGTCTTCGGTGTCTTGCAGATCGCTTTCAGCGCAGCCCACTCGGCCGGCGTGAGAAGCGGAGGCTCGCTCGGCTTGCGGTCCTCCTCGGTCATCCGCGCCAGGCGATCTTCCGAAAATGGATGACTCGACATCAGCGACAGGCCCTTACCCTTCTCCTTGCCGGTGATGCGCAGCAGAAATTCGCCCATCGGCTTCGGGGAGCGGCCGAGCTTGTGCATGATCTCGATGGTCGAGGCGTCGGCGCTGCGCTCGGATTCGCGCGAGTGTGAAGCCTGGAAAAGCTCACGGCTGGCAAAAATAATCGCGCTGGAGCCAGTGATATCCCCGAACAGCAAACCGATCAGAAACGAGGTGCCGCCATTATAGATCATGTTGCGGAGACCATCGCGATTCTTCACATGGCCGAGCTCGTGCGCCAAGACGCCGGCAAGCTCATCGGCGTTCTCAGCCTTGTCCAACAGTCCTTCGAACACGTAGATCTTGCCGCCCGGAAGGGCGATGGCATTGGCGATCGGATTGGCGATCACAGCCGCGTCCGCCGTCGCATCGATCCCGCCGGCGATCCGCAATGTCTGGAGCAGCTTGTCAAATGCGGCGCGTCCGGCCGGGTTCTGACAGGACTTTCCGTCGAAAATCACCTTCACCTGCTTGTCGGCGACATCGCCGAGCCGCTTCTCCACCGAGTAAGGAATGAGCGGCGTCAGCCGGTTTGCGGCGATCGGCACCACATACAAAACCATCAGCCCAATCGATGCGAGCGCTGCGGCCGACCAGCCGACGATCGCGGCGACGCCTCGGGCGCCGGGCATGTCCGCGTCTAGCGACGGGCAACGAGTGGCGAGCTCTGCAGCCAGCGCCGGATCACGGATCTCGAGACGCGATAACGACGGCGCCGAGACACACATCACCCGCAACACGCCCGCAGGACCGTCGGCGCGGCGAATATCGGCGTAGCGCCAGGATGCGACGGTGTCTCCGGCCTCCTGAATCCGGCACTGCTCATCGAAATGCAACGTCACGTTTCGTCGGCGATTGGACGTCCCGTCGAGCCATGTCACTGGAGCGAGCGCGGCCATATCGGTTTTGGCAGCGGCACCGTCCGTAGCGGAATCGCCTTCCGTCTCAGACAAGTCTCACAGTCCTCCAACGTCCAGGCCATCGGAAAATCCTTCGCCGATGGCGTTGGCGAGTTCTCCCTTTGCGGCAACATTGGCGGCTGCCTCGATACCGTGCACGGTGACGGATGAGACCGCACGCTGCCAAAGATCGCGGACCAGATATAGACGGATGACCACGTTCAGCATCATCGCCCAGACCAGATAGCCGACCACGGCCAGCGCAATGAACGGAATGCTGGTGAGCAGATCGATGTTGGAGAACAACGTATCGTCGATCGGCTGCGCCGTCATGGTCGCCACGATCACCACCGCGACGGCGAGATAGACGGCGAGCACGGCCAGCAACAAGAGCACCCATCCGATCGTCTTCCAGTACAGTCCGATGAGCTGCCCCTTGCGCAGGTTCGATTCGAGGCTGATGCCGCCGAGACGCAGGCCGCTCAACCACCAGCGCATCTGCACCGCCTTGAACGCCGCATAGACGAACGGAGTTGCGACAAAGACATACAGCGCAAACGGGGTCAGCAGCCAGAGCCACCAGCCGCGTTTGAAGAAGTCCCAGCCACGGCCTGCGAAGCTGCCCTGCAGATCACCATAATGGGTGTTCTGCATCTTGTAGCGCTCGAGCGCCGCGTCCCGCCAGGGCAGCGCGATGCCAAGCGTCAGCACCACAGCCAAGCTCCAAAGCGACGCACGCAAGGCATAGTTCCAGCCCGAACCCGTCATCCAGAAGCGGACGCCGCGCCAGACGGTGCGTGTCATGCGGTAGCGGCGCGCTCGATAGATCGCGAACTGGGTGAAGACGTAGAAGAAGATCACCAGCGGCACGCTGGCGAAGGCTTGCAGCCGTTCCGCTTCCAAACCCACGATGAAATAGGCGAGGTAGACCGGCACGAGGATCGCCATCGCGATCAGGAATCCGATCAACAATTCCTTGCCGCGGCCGGTGTATTCGGCGCCGTCGCCATCGACGACCGTATGCGACCAGAGATGGCGGCGGATATCGGTTGTCAGCCAGAAGCGGTAAAAGCCGACGGTCATCAATTCCAGCCCCGCGCCGCGGGCGATCAGGCTGAGGAAGCTGCCGCGATCACCCGTGAATGCCGCCTGGGCCTGTGTGCGCTCCGGCGGAAGCGGCGCGGTGGTCATCTGGTCCATAGACTGCCCAATCGTTTTGCGTCCCCATTCTCGTGGAGCGGATTTGACATTCGCATTTCACTGCGCTGCGGGCTCGGAAGGCGAATGTCAAACCCGAAGCTCACCAAGCTACTATGTTTGCTAGTGGTTCTTTGATTCCAACATTTGCAAGCGTCGCCGCCGCAATGGGATGCAAATGTCGGAATCGAATCACTAGATCTTTAGTCGCGAGACCCCAGACGCGGGTTCGATACGGCAGATTATCCTAATTTGTCGAAAAGCTCGCGACCGATCAGCATTCGGCGGATTTCGCTAGTGCCCGCGCCGATCTCGTACAGCTTGGCATCGCGCAGCAGCCGACCGGTGGCGTAATCGTTGATGTAACCATTGCCGCCTAGAAGCTGGATCGCATCCAGCGCGCACTGGGTCGCCCGCTCCGCCGCGTAGAGGATGGCGCCCGCCGCATCCTCGCGGGTGGTTTCGCCGCGATCGCAGGCCTTGGCCACCGCATAAACGTAGGCCCGGGCGGCGTTCATGGTGACATATATGTCGGCGATCTTGCCCTGGACCAGCTGGAACGTGCCGATCGGCTGGCCGAACTGCTTGCGCTCCTGCACGTAGGGCATCACTACATCCATGCAGGCCTGCATAATGCCGAGTGGCCCCGCCGCCAGCACCGCGCGCTCGTAGTCGAGGCCGGACATCAACACATTGACGCCTTTGCCGACCTCGCCGAGCACGTTCTCTTCCGGCACCTCGCAATCCTGGAACACCAGCTCGCAAGTGTCGGAGCCACGCATGCCGAGCTTGTCGAGCTTCTGCGCCGTGGAGAAGCCCTGCATTCCCTTCTCGATCAGGAAAGCGGTGATGCCGCGTGGGCCGGCATCGGGATCGGTCTTGGCGTAGACCACCAGCGTCTCGGCCACGGGGCCATTGGTGATCCACATCTTACCGCCATTGAGAACGTAGCGGTCGCCCTTCTTGTCGGCTCGGGTGCGCATCGACACCACGTCGGAGCCCGCCCCCGGCTCCGACATCGCCAGCGCGCCGACATGTTCGCCTGAAATCAGCTTCGGCAGGTATTTCCGCTTCTGGGCCTCGGTGCCGTTGCGTCGGATCTGGTTGACGCAGAGGTTGGAATGGGCGCCATAGGACAAGCCGACAGCGGCGGAGGCACGCGAAATCTCCTCCATCGCCACGCAGTGTTCGAGATAGCCGAGGCCTGCCCCGCCATACTCCTCCTCGACGGTGATCCCGTGCAGCCCAAGCGCACCGATCCTGGGCCAGAGATCCCGCGGAAAGGTATTGGTCTTGTCGATCTCCGCAGCGCGCGGAGCGATCTCGTTCGAGGCGAAATTCCAGACCGTCTCGCGGATCGCATCCGCCGTCTCACCCAGATCGAAATTGAACGCGCGCAACGAGTTGGCGATCATATAAGTCTCCGTCGTCAGACTTCAGGCGACGAGATCGATCTCCGTCAGCATGTCATAGGCCAGGAGGTCTTCTGCGTCGTCCGCCATGATCCGCTTGCCGATCAAATCGCGCAAGGTCTCGGACGTGCCGCCCCCCAGTGTTCCGTAGCGCGCGCCGCGATAAAGCCGAGACACCGCGTACTCGTCGGTGAAGCCGAAGCCGCCATGCAGCTGCACCGCGTCGTTGGTGACGCGCAGCGCCATCTCGTTGCAGAACACCTTGGCTACCGCCGCCATGAACGGGTCCGGGAACGGGTTGGCGGTCATGCAGGCCCGATACAGGATACTGCGGCCGGTCTCGATGTCCTTGTACATATCGGCGAGCTTCCAGCGGATGCCCTGGAATTCGCCGATCCGCTTGCCGAAAATCTCGCGATCCTTGGCGTATTTCGTCGCCTCAGCGAAGGCGCCTTCCGCGAGGCCCAGGGAGATGGATGGATTGAGGCAGCGCTGGGTGTTGAAGGCGCTGAGCAGCTTGCGGAAGCCGTTCTCGCGGATGACCAGGTTCTCCAGCGGCAGCTCGCAGTTGTTGAACTGGATCTCGTGCAGGTTCTCGCCGCCCATGGTATGATAGGTGCCGGTCACCTCGAAGCCCGGCGTGCCACGCTCGAGCAGCACGCAACCGATACCATCACGGCCGGGCTTGCGGTCGACCCGGGTGAAGACCACGAACATGCCGGCTTCCTCGGCACGGCTGATCAGGGTCTTCACGCCGTTGAGGATGATCCGGTCCCCCTTGATATCGACGTTGGTCCGGTAATTGGCGACGTCCGTGCCGGCATGCGGCTCCGTCATGCAGACGGCCAGGATGCAGTCGCCGCTGACCACTTGCGGCAGGATGCGCCGCTTGATCGAGTTCGGCGCGTAGGTGGAGATCACCCGGGTCTGCACGCCGGCCTCACCGAGCGTCGCCATCGCGGTGACGTAACACCCCTTGGCGATTTCCTCGAGAATCAACGCTGTTTCGAAGATCGACAGTCCAAGACCGCCATACTCCTCCGGGACCGACATGCCGAGAACGCCGATGTCCGCCAGCTTCTTCATGTTCGGCCATGGAAATGTGCCGTCCATGTACTTCATCGCATTCGGCTTGAATTCGCCTTCGACGAGGTCACGCACGGTCGAAACCATGCGCTGCTGTTGATCCGTCAGCCTGAAATCCATCGGTCCGTCTCTCCCTGATCGCGCCATGCGCTGCGCGAAACCGGCCCACCATGGCACGGCGCAAGAAGAGAAAGAAGTGCGGCCGGCAAATGCCGGCTGCACGTTCCACGCCGTTCTGAATATTAGACTATTTGCGCCGTCAGACGATCGCGCGCGAGGCTTCCTTGACCTTGCGCGTGGCGGTGTCGACCGACTGCGCCGCAGAGGCAATCTCGTTCATGCTGGCGTTGATGTCGGCAACGCCTCGCGCTGCCGTCTGCATGTTCTCCGAGATGTTCTGCGTCACGGACGACTGCTCTTCGACGGAGGCCGCGATCGCCGCCGATATTTCGTTGATGCGCGAGATCGTCTGGGTGATCGCTTCGATAACGTTGACCGCATTGGTCGTCGAGTTCTGCACCTCGGCGATCTGACCGCTGATTTCATCGGTCGCCTTCGAGGTCTGTGTCGCCAGGCTCTTCACCTCGGAGGCCACCACCGCAAAACCGCGCCCGGCCTCGCCAGCCCGGGCAGCTTCGATCGTCGCATTCAAGGCCAAGAGATTGGTCTGATCGGCAATATTGTTGATGAGCTTGACCACATCGCCGATCTTCTGTGCCGCC
The sequence above is drawn from the Afipia sp. P52-10 genome and encodes:
- a CDS encoding acyl-CoA dehydrogenase family protein, which codes for MDFRLTDQQQRMVSTVRDLVEGEFKPNAMKYMDGTFPWPNMKKLADIGVLGMSVPEEYGGLGLSIFETALILEEIAKGCYVTAMATLGEAGVQTRVISTYAPNSIKRRILPQVVSGDCILAVCMTEPHAGTDVANYRTNVDIKGDRIILNGVKTLISRAEEAGMFVVFTRVDRKPGRDGIGCVLLERGTPGFEVTGTYHTMGGENLHEIQFNNCELPLENLVIRENGFRKLLSAFNTQRCLNPSISLGLAEGAFAEATKYAKDREIFGKRIGEFQGIRWKLADMYKDIETGRSILYRACMTANPFPDPFMAAVAKVFCNEMALRVTNDAVQLHGGFGFTDEYAVSRLYRGARYGTLGGGTSETLRDLIGKRIMADDAEDLLAYDMLTEIDLVA
- a CDS encoding DUF2927 domain-containing protein translates to MIRCFTRAAFCIVFPLAVGTAIAALSLERAAHAQRIISSQQEKKTFTDAEIADGFFRVAFGAEFHLAGRVDRIRKYDKPVRVFIDNRASPDRRSRLRDIIADIAHRIEHLDIAATDVRETADIIVTLVRDRDLHKTITSFYGSDRAKEIRRAINPQCLSSFTKDDSFAIIHSNVILAVDAGRFVFADCAYEELLQALGPINDTDAVPWTTFNDDVSMDHFGIYDQYLLNILYHPAVKPGMSVEEVKALLPQILPQVRAWVGKINGLAN
- a CDS encoding M48 family metallopeptidase, with the translated sequence MAALAPVTWLDGTSNRRRNVTLHFDEQCRIQEAGDTVASWRYADIRRADGPAGVLRVMCVSAPSLSRLEIRDPALAAELATRCPSLDADMPGARGVAAIVGWSAAALASIGLMVLYVVPIAANRLTPLIPYSVEKRLGDVADKQVKVIFDGKSCQNPAGRAAFDKLLQTLRIAGGIDATADAAVIANPIANAIALPGGKIYVFEGLLDKAENADELAGVLAHELGHVKNRDGLRNMIYNGGTSFLIGLLFGDITGSSAIIFASRELFQASHSRESERSADASTIEIMHKLGRSPKPMGEFLLRITGKEKGKGLSLMSSHPFSEDRLARMTEEDRKPSEPPLLTPAEWAALKAICKTPKT
- a CDS encoding isovaleryl-CoA dehydrogenase, whose translation is MIANSLRAFNFDLGETADAIRETVWNFASNEIAPRAAEIDKTNTFPRDLWPRIGALGLHGITVEEEYGGAGLGYLEHCVAMEEISRASAAVGLSYGAHSNLCVNQIRRNGTEAQKRKYLPKLISGEHVGALAMSEPGAGSDVVSMRTRADKKGDRYVLNGGKMWITNGPVAETLVVYAKTDPDAGPRGITAFLIEKGMQGFSTAQKLDKLGMRGSDTCELVFQDCEVPEENVLGEVGKGVNVLMSGLDYERAVLAAGPLGIMQACMDVVMPYVQERKQFGQPIGTFQLVQGKIADIYVTMNAARAYVYAVAKACDRGETTREDAAGAILYAAERATQCALDAIQLLGGNGYINDYATGRLLRDAKLYEIGAGTSEIRRMLIGRELFDKLG
- a CDS encoding DUF898 family protein, which translates into the protein MTTAPLPPERTQAQAAFTGDRGSFLSLIARGAGLELMTVGFYRFWLTTDIRRHLWSHTVVDGDGAEYTGRGKELLIGFLIAMAILVPVYLAYFIVGLEAERLQAFASVPLVIFFYVFTQFAIYRARRYRMTRTVWRGVRFWMTGSGWNYALRASLWSLAVVLTLGIALPWRDAALERYKMQNTHYGDLQGSFAGRGWDFFKRGWWLWLLTPFALYVFVATPFVYAAFKAVQMRWWLSGLRLGGISLESNLRKGQLIGLYWKTIGWVLLLLAVLAVYLAVAVVIVATMTAQPIDDTLFSNIDLLTSIPFIALAVVGYLVWAMMLNVVIRLYLVRDLWQRAVSSVTVHGIEAAANVAAKGELANAIGEGFSDGLDVGGL
- a CDS encoding L,D-transpeptidase; the encoded protein is MRRLLAFMVIAMAFGLAPAKAQVDDPDFLTGGSPLSKRYQFFGGGSSSQGPVQRTTVNVAGNYKPGSILVNTAERRLYFMLGNGQAIRYGIGVGRDGFRWGGVHRVTAKKEWPSWTPPAQMLRRRPDLPRHMKGGEDNPLGARAMYLGSTLYRIHGSNEPETIGQAVSSGCFRMTNADVIDLYNRVQVGATVIVKN
- a CDS encoding acetolactate synthase large subunit; this encodes MNGAESLVRTLVAGKVDVCFTNPGTSEMHFVSALDRVDGMRCVLGLFEGVVTGAADGYYRMKGTPASTLLHLGPGLGNGIANLHNAKKASSGIVNIVGQHATYHIEHNAPLTSDIEGLARPVSAWVRTSPNAKSVARDGAAAIAAASAAPGQIATLILPADTAWNEADGFAEVGEISQRAALSGTAVDNAAKILKSGEPTLILMSHRALREDGLALAAQISGKTGAKVMAQGSNPRMARGAGRYSIDRVPYVVDLAVNTLKDFRHIILVEAVEPVAFFAYPDKPSLLKADGAKVHSLCEIGGDCIGSLQALADAVGAKPSDAKPQQHAEIVKPTGALTHASIAAAIAAAIPENAIVVDEAVTTGRAFFAPTAGAKPHDWLQNMGGSIGYGTPVATGAAVACPDRRVIALEGDGSAMYTLQSLWTQAREQLDITTVIFANRTYEILKGEFTNVQAGSPGKKAVDMLNLDRPALDWVSLAKGMGVPGVSVSNAEDFHKELANSVKTPGPRLIEVLM